The proteins below are encoded in one region of Segatella copri:
- a CDS encoding DUF6078 family protein, with protein sequence MDEKELLKKAFEYGNVPSNITYCFTEPCPMKNKCIHYLSGLYKNEKTDRGDAIFPNALKNGECKYFAPLRVVKMAWGFDHLFTEMKVKDAPALRAEMRDYLGSKGQYYRYKLGQLKLLPEQQAYIKQLFARYGYKDVEFDHFSEEIDFTKS encoded by the coding sequence ATGGATGAAAAGGAATTACTGAAAAAGGCTTTTGAGTACGGAAACGTACCTAGCAACATCACCTACTGTTTCACCGAACCATGTCCGATGAAAAACAAATGTATCCACTATCTATCCGGTCTCTACAAAAACGAGAAGACAGATAGAGGGGATGCCATTTTCCCAAATGCCCTGAAAAACGGAGAATGCAAGTACTTCGCACCGCTGCGTGTCGTGAAAATGGCATGGGGATTCGACCATCTCTTTACCGAAATGAAAGTGAAAGACGCTCCTGCACTGCGCGCCGAAATGAGAGACTACCTCGGTAGCAAAGGACAATACTACCGTTACAAACTGGGACAACTGAAACTCCTGCCGGAACAACAGGCATATATCAAACAGCTCTTCGCCAGATACGGATATAAAGATGTTGAATTCGACCATTTCTCAGAAGAGATTGATTTCACTAAAAGCTAA
- a CDS encoding VapE domain-containing protein yields MKVTIVHTNNKKQLLVSTKTMEKLLERIAKDDSKNTVTHFREYVPHMENNYEYYKDMPTWMHIYPAAEFAKDENNNLKMKACNGILLLKFGNITDADGVEGVKRSVAMLPSTFAALEGADGKSVIVLVKFSNEDDLLPAEEADAERLYRIAYQQILPVYQAIAKASVLTDGPKPSIEAGANLSFEPSMHNSFMMTLDAKPYFNSKAVAMKIDSNMHPQNQAFNTEDNQQMNLGSDTSEEEKKVDKNSVRENIMSMMQLLKSKYNFRYNTVMKFVEYMPKEKGWYGFQPVDPRVQKRMTLEVQLADIRVSIKDVRNFLESDYIKNYNPIDEYLFQCYDKWDGKDHIRALARTVPTNNPYWADWFYTWFLGMVDQWRGFTHRQYGNSVAPLLISKQGYNKSTFCRRLLPPELQWGYNDNLILSEKRQVYQAMAQFMVINLDEFNQISPQMQQGFLKNLIQLPTLKYKPPYGSHVMEFPRLASFIATSNITDILTDPSGNRRFIGVELTGPIDVSVRPNYQQLFAQALTALHNGEKSYFDAEQVKLIMKNNCQFEVAEPIDQYFQLYFDLIENEKEGEYLTAAEIFDYLKKQIGSSLKVNSLMGFGRKLANMSELKHKRFADGMKYLVKKK; encoded by the coding sequence ATGAAGGTAACAATCGTTCATACAAACAACAAGAAGCAGCTCCTCGTCAGCACCAAGACGATGGAGAAGTTGCTGGAGCGCATCGCTAAGGATGACAGCAAGAATACTGTTACCCATTTCCGTGAATATGTGCCCCATATGGAAAACAACTACGAGTATTACAAGGATATGCCAACATGGATGCACATCTACCCCGCTGCTGAATTCGCCAAAGACGAAAACAACAACCTGAAGATGAAGGCGTGCAATGGTATCCTGCTGCTGAAATTCGGAAACATCACAGATGCAGACGGCGTGGAGGGCGTGAAGCGCTCGGTTGCCATGCTGCCTTCTACCTTTGCTGCGTTGGAAGGTGCTGATGGTAAGTCGGTTATCGTATTGGTGAAATTCAGCAATGAAGATGACTTGCTGCCTGCTGAGGAGGCGGATGCCGAACGACTGTACCGCATCGCTTACCAGCAGATTCTGCCTGTATATCAGGCGATTGCCAAGGCTTCGGTGCTCACAGACGGACCGAAACCTTCTATAGAAGCGGGCGCAAACCTGTCTTTTGAGCCTTCGATGCACAACAGTTTTATGATGACGCTCGATGCGAAACCTTATTTCAACAGTAAGGCGGTGGCGATGAAAATTGACAGCAACATGCACCCTCAGAACCAAGCTTTCAACACGGAAGATAATCAGCAGATGAATCTTGGCTCCGATACTTCGGAAGAAGAAAAGAAAGTTGACAAGAATAGCGTTCGCGAGAATATCATGAGCATGATGCAGCTGCTGAAAAGCAAATATAACTTCAGATACAACACGGTGATGAAATTCGTGGAATACATGCCGAAAGAGAAAGGCTGGTATGGTTTCCAGCCCGTAGATCCGAGAGTGCAGAAGCGCATGACGCTGGAGGTGCAGCTCGCTGATATCCGGGTGAGCATCAAGGATGTCAGGAATTTTCTAGAGTCTGATTACATCAAGAATTATAATCCGATAGATGAATATCTCTTCCAATGCTACGACAAATGGGACGGGAAGGACCATATACGTGCCTTGGCTCGTACGGTTCCTACCAACAATCCTTACTGGGCAGACTGGTTCTACACCTGGTTTCTGGGCATGGTTGACCAGTGGCGCGGCTTTACCCATCGCCAGTATGGCAACTCGGTGGCTCCGCTTCTGATTTCCAAGCAGGGTTACAACAAGAGTACTTTCTGTCGCCGGCTGTTACCGCCGGAACTGCAGTGGGGATATAACGATAATCTGATTCTGTCAGAAAAACGTCAGGTTTATCAGGCGATGGCGCAGTTTATGGTTATCAATCTCGATGAGTTCAACCAGATTTCTCCACAGATGCAGCAGGGATTCCTGAAGAACCTCATCCAGTTGCCTACGCTGAAATACAAGCCTCCGTATGGTAGTCATGTCATGGAATTTCCTCGTCTCGCCTCGTTCATCGCCACGAGCAACATCACGGATATTCTCACCGATCCATCCGGCAACCGAAGATTCATCGGTGTGGAACTGACGGGACCGATCGATGTGAGTGTGCGTCCGAACTATCAGCAACTTTTCGCCCAGGCGCTGACTGCTTTGCACAATGGCGAGAAGAGTTATTTTGATGCAGAACAGGTGAAGTTGATCATGAAGAACAACTGCCAGTTTGAGGTGGCTGAGCCGATAGACCAGTATTTCCAGCTCTATTTTGATTTGATTGAGAATGAGAAAGAGGGTGAATATCTGACTGCCGCCGAGATTTTCGACTATCTGAAAAAGCAGATAGGTTCATCGCTCAAGGTGAACAGTTTGATGGGATTCGGCAGAAAACTGGCGAATATGAGTGAGTTAAAACATAAGAGATTTGCAGATGGGATGAAGTATCTTGTAAAGAAAAAGTGA
- the nhaD gene encoding sodium:proton antiporter NhaD has translation MTTLTISIIVVFVLGYALIATESLTKVNKAAIALLMLVGCWTLYMMDPMQYLQLMHPDYTGGAAGMVEKVTGIIQEHLGDTATTLFFLMGAMTIVEIVDQNGGFNWVRKVMKTKSKRALLWRIAILTFFLSAILDNLTTSIVMIMILRKLVTDHKDRMVYASLVIIAANSGGAFSPIGDVTTIMLWNKGLITAAGVIAEIFIPSVVSMVIPALILQTMLKGELVMPEVSAQQNASVSDFTEGQRKAVFWLGVGGLIFVPIFKSITHLPPFVGILLVLGVLWTATEVFYRGLHRGADAEGTQKRVTKLLSRVDMSTILFFLGILMAVSCLAEIGVLTALGQGLNVVFDGNHYLVTGIIGVLSSIVDNVPLVAGCMGMYPVAAAGDMAVDGVFWQLLAYCAGVGGSMLIIGSAAGVVVMGLEKITFGWYMKHISWIAFVGYIAGIVCYWFIRTFLYAI, from the coding sequence ATGACTACACTTACAATTTCTATTATTGTCGTTTTCGTGCTCGGCTATGCACTCATAGCTACCGAAAGCTTGACTAAGGTAAACAAGGCTGCGATAGCCCTGTTGATGTTGGTAGGTTGTTGGACCCTCTACATGATGGATCCAATGCAGTATCTCCAGTTGATGCACCCTGATTATACAGGCGGCGCTGCTGGAATGGTGGAGAAGGTGACCGGAATCATCCAGGAACATCTGGGCGATACTGCCACAACACTCTTCTTCCTGATGGGTGCGATGACCATCGTGGAAATCGTTGACCAGAACGGCGGATTCAACTGGGTTCGCAAGGTGATGAAAACCAAGTCGAAGCGTGCGCTCCTCTGGCGTATCGCTATCCTTACCTTCTTCCTCTCTGCCATCCTCGACAATCTGACCACCAGTATCGTGATGATCATGATTCTCCGAAAGCTCGTTACCGACCACAAGGACCGCATGGTTTATGCATCCCTCGTCATCATCGCAGCCAATTCGGGTGGTGCTTTCTCACCAATCGGCGATGTTACCACCATCATGCTCTGGAACAAGGGATTAATTACTGCTGCCGGCGTTATCGCCGAAATCTTCATCCCGTCTGTGGTTTCCATGGTGATTCCAGCCCTCATCCTTCAGACCATGTTGAAGGGCGAACTCGTGATGCCTGAGGTTTCTGCCCAGCAGAATGCATCGGTCAGCGATTTCACCGAAGGTCAGCGCAAGGCAGTGTTCTGGTTGGGAGTAGGCGGTTTGATCTTCGTTCCTATCTTCAAGAGTATCACCCACTTGCCTCCATTCGTAGGAATCCTTCTGGTATTGGGCGTTCTCTGGACTGCTACCGAAGTTTTCTATCGCGGTTTGCATCGTGGAGCTGATGCCGAGGGCACTCAGAAGCGAGTAACCAAGTTGCTTTCTCGTGTTGATATGAGTACTATCCTCTTCTTCCTCGGTATCCTGATGGCAGTATCCTGCCTGGCTGAGATTGGCGTATTGACTGCTTTGGGTCAGGGCTTGAACGTCGTATTCGATGGCAACCACTACCTCGTAACTGGTATCATCGGTGTGCTTTCAAGTATTGTTGATAATGTGCCTCTGGTAGCCGGATGTATGGGAATGTATCCTGTGGCAGCCGCTGGTGATATGGCTGTGGATGGCGTCTTCTGGCAGTTGCTCGCCTACTGTGCCGGTGTCGGTGGTTCTATGCTGATTATCGGTAGTGCCGCTGGTGTGGTAGTAATGGGCTTGGAGAAGATTACCTTCGGCTGGTATATGAAGCACATCTCCTGGATTGCTTTCGTAGGTTACATTGCAGGTATCGTTTGCTACTGGTTCATCCGCACCTTCCTTTATGCTATCTAA
- a CDS encoding alpha-amylase family glycosyl hydrolase: MNKMLLVAALAATTLSAQAEQKKGPAWLSDALFYQIYPSSYMDTDGNGIGDLPGITSKLDYIKSLGVNALWLNPIFESGWFDGGYDVIDFYKVDPRFGTNTDLVTLVNEAHKRGMKVCLDLVAGHSSTKCVWFKESSEKDPNQRYSDYYIWMNDIPESEKKEIEARHQEASPESSTRGRYVEANAPRAKYYEKNFFECQPALNYGFAHPDPNHPWEQSVDAPGPQAVRREIRNIMAFWFDKGVDGFRVDMASSLIKNDPDKKEVSKLWNEMRAWKDKYYPETVLISEWANPQQAIPAGFNIDFYIHFGLKGYASLFFDRKTPWGKWEQSYKNCYFDKQGKGSLKEFSENYTKAYNATKNLGYIAVPSANHDYQRPNIGTRNTPDQLKVAMTFFLTMPGVPFIYYGDEIGMKYQMNLPNKEGSNERSGTRTPMQWTKGKNAGFSTSAPDKLYFPVDTENGKLTVEAQQGDQNSLLSYTRKLTALRHSAKALDNEGDWKLLNQKGQEYPMVYERTLGDEKYVVVVNPGAKAASLNISSVGGKAVSVLSTGKVVYKSGKKTDAIKASGISAAVFKVAK, from the coding sequence ATGAATAAAATGTTGTTGGTTGCTGCCTTGGCGGCAACCACACTTTCTGCTCAGGCAGAACAGAAGAAGGGACCGGCTTGGTTGAGTGATGCACTTTTCTATCAGATTTATCCATCTTCCTATATGGATACTGATGGCAATGGTATTGGTGACCTGCCGGGTATCACTTCCAAGTTGGATTACATCAAGTCGCTGGGTGTGAACGCCCTCTGGCTCAATCCGATCTTTGAGTCGGGATGGTTTGATGGTGGCTATGATGTCATCGATTTCTACAAGGTGGATCCTCGATTCGGTACCAATACTGATTTGGTTACATTGGTCAATGAGGCCCATAAGCGTGGCATGAAAGTTTGTCTCGACCTGGTGGCAGGACATTCCAGTACCAAGTGTGTTTGGTTTAAGGAGTCTTCCGAGAAAGATCCTAACCAGCGTTACAGCGACTATTATATCTGGATGAACGATATTCCTGAGAGCGAGAAGAAAGAAATAGAAGCCCGTCATCAGGAGGCAAGTCCGGAGTCTAGTACCCGAGGCAGATATGTGGAGGCGAATGCTCCTCGTGCCAAGTATTATGAGAAGAATTTCTTCGAGTGCCAGCCAGCCTTGAATTATGGCTTTGCTCATCCAGACCCAAATCATCCTTGGGAGCAGAGCGTAGATGCGCCTGGACCACAGGCTGTTCGCAGGGAGATACGTAACATCATGGCTTTCTGGTTTGATAAGGGTGTGGATGGATTCCGTGTTGATATGGCGTCATCGCTCATCAAGAACGACCCTGACAAGAAGGAGGTTTCCAAACTCTGGAATGAGATGCGTGCATGGAAGGACAAGTACTATCCTGAGACCGTCCTGATTTCAGAGTGGGCTAATCCGCAGCAAGCCATTCCTGCCGGTTTCAACATCGATTTCTACATCCATTTCGGTCTTAAGGGCTATGCCTCTCTGTTCTTCGACCGCAAGACTCCATGGGGCAAGTGGGAGCAGAGCTATAAGAACTGCTATTTCGACAAGCAGGGCAAGGGTTCGCTTAAGGAATTTAGCGAGAACTATACCAAGGCATATAATGCCACCAAGAATCTCGGCTACATCGCTGTTCCATCTGCCAACCACGATTACCAGCGTCCTAATATCGGTACCCGCAACACGCCAGACCAGCTGAAGGTGGCGATGACCTTCTTCCTCACCATGCCAGGTGTTCCATTTATCTATTATGGTGATGAGATTGGTATGAAGTATCAGATGAATCTCCCTAACAAGGAGGGTAGCAATGAGCGCTCTGGTACCCGTACTCCGATGCAGTGGACCAAGGGCAAGAATGCCGGCTTCTCAACGAGTGCGCCTGATAAGCTTTACTTCCCTGTAGATACGGAAAACGGAAAGTTGACCGTTGAGGCTCAGCAGGGAGATCAGAATTCTCTGTTGTCATATACCCGTAAGCTGACCGCTTTGCGTCATTCAGCCAAGGCTCTTGACAATGAGGGAGATTGGAAGCTCCTGAACCAGAAGGGTCAGGAATATCCGATGGTATATGAGCGCACTTTGGGTGATGAGAAGTATGTTGTTGTCGTGAATCCTGGTGCCAAGGCTGCCTCTCTCAACATCAGCTCTGTAGGTGGCAAGGCAGTTTCTGTTCTTTCTACAGGCAAGGTTGTATATAAATCAGGCAAGAAGACCGATGCTATCAAGGCTTCAGGCATTAGTGCCGCCGTATTCAAGGTGGCTAAGTAA
- a CDS encoding glycoside hydrolase family 97 protein: MKKLFLLASLLMAFGISADAGDITSPNGQIKVNFTLDGTVPTYSVTYQGKTIIKPSRLGYQLAKGGKDLLSDFSVINEKTSTFDETWTPVWGENKSIRNHYNDMLVELKQNSTDSYMNVRFRVYDDGVGLRYEFPQKGNLNYFTIKEERTEFAMTGDHTAWWIPGDYDTQEYEYTKTRLSGIRPALHAAVSSNLSQTVFSDTGVQTSLQLKTDDGIYINLHEAALVDYPAMHLNLDDKTMTFTSWLTPDAQGMKGYMQTPFKSPWRTMVITDDARKVLSSNLILNLNEPCKIKDTSWIHPVKYVGVWWEMISGKGEWAYTHDYPTVKLDGTDYVHAKPSGKHSANNANVRRYIDFAAAHGFDAVLVEGWNIGWEDWSGYMKEKVFDFLTPYPDFYIKTLNEYAHSKGVKLIMHHETSSSVMNYEKYMDRAYQLMKDYGYDAVKSGYVGNIIPRGEHHYSQLEINHYLHAVTRAADYHIMVNAHEAVRPTGLCRTYPNLIGNESARGTEYQAFGGTKPGHTAILPFTRLQGGPMDYTPGIFEMDCANGSHCNSTICGQLALYVTMYSPLQMAADFPENYEKHMDAFQFIKDVAVDWDKSIYLEAEPMEYITAARKAKGSDNWFVGGVTGMKAHQSTVKLDFLEKGKKYVATIYQDAKNANYKTNPQAYVITKKTVTSKSVLKLNSVAGGGFAISLLAQ; encoded by the coding sequence ATGAAAAAACTCTTTTTGCTCGCAAGCCTTCTGATGGCTTTTGGCATCTCAGCAGATGCAGGAGACATCACTTCTCCTAACGGACAAATCAAGGTGAACTTCACCTTGGATGGCACAGTGCCTACCTATAGTGTGACCTATCAGGGCAAGACCATCATCAAGCCTAGCCGTCTGGGTTATCAGCTCGCCAAGGGCGGCAAGGATCTGCTTTCTGATTTTAGTGTCATCAATGAGAAAACTTCCACTTTCGATGAGACCTGGACTCCTGTTTGGGGAGAGAATAAGTCTATCCGCAATCATTATAATGATATGCTGGTAGAGTTGAAGCAGAATTCTACAGACAGTTATATGAACGTTCGCTTCCGTGTTTATGACGATGGAGTTGGATTGCGCTATGAGTTCCCTCAGAAAGGCAATCTCAACTACTTTACCATCAAGGAAGAGCGTACAGAATTTGCCATGACGGGCGATCATACCGCCTGGTGGATTCCGGGTGATTACGATACCCAGGAGTATGAATATACCAAGACCCGTCTGTCGGGCATCCGTCCAGCCTTGCATGCTGCTGTCAGCAGCAATCTCTCACAGACTGTCTTTTCAGATACCGGTGTACAGACCTCACTCCAGTTGAAGACTGATGATGGTATCTACATCAACCTGCATGAGGCTGCCCTGGTAGATTATCCAGCCATGCATCTGAACCTGGATGACAAGACCATGACTTTTACCTCTTGGCTTACCCCTGATGCACAGGGTATGAAGGGATATATGCAGACTCCGTTCAAGAGCCCTTGGCGTACGATGGTCATTACAGATGATGCCCGCAAGGTGTTGTCTTCCAACCTGATTCTCAATCTCAATGAGCCTTGCAAGATCAAGGATACCTCCTGGATTCATCCTGTGAAGTACGTGGGTGTATGGTGGGAGATGATTTCCGGTAAGGGTGAGTGGGCTTATACCCATGATTATCCTACCGTGAAGTTGGATGGAACCGACTATGTACATGCCAAGCCATCGGGCAAGCATTCTGCCAACAATGCCAATGTGCGCCGTTACATCGACTTTGCTGCAGCCCATGGCTTCGATGCAGTCCTGGTAGAAGGATGGAACATCGGTTGGGAAGACTGGAGTGGCTATATGAAGGAAAAGGTATTCGATTTCCTGACTCCATATCCTGATTTCTACATCAAGACACTCAATGAGTATGCGCATTCCAAGGGAGTGAAGCTCATCATGCATCATGAGACCTCCTCTTCTGTAATGAACTACGAGAAGTATATGGACAGAGCTTACCAGTTGATGAAGGATTATGGCTACGATGCAGTGAAGAGCGGTTATGTGGGCAACATCATTCCTCGTGGAGAGCATCACTACAGTCAGTTGGAAATCAACCACTATCTGCATGCCGTAACCCGTGCTGCCGATTATCACATCATGGTAAATGCCCATGAGGCTGTGCGTCCTACCGGTCTCTGCCGCACTTATCCTAACCTGATTGGCAACGAGAGTGCTCGCGGTACTGAATATCAGGCTTTCGGAGGTACCAAACCGGGACATACCGCCATCTTGCCTTTCACCCGTCTGCAGGGTGGTCCGATGGATTATACACCGGGTATCTTTGAAATGGATTGCGCCAATGGTTCTCATTGCAACTCTACCATCTGCGGTCAGTTGGCACTTTATGTAACGATGTACAGTCCATTGCAGATGGCTGCCGATTTCCCTGAGAATTACGAGAAGCACATGGATGCCTTCCAGTTTATCAAGGATGTGGCTGTAGATTGGGACAAGTCTATCTATCTGGAGGCTGAACCAATGGAGTATATCACCGCTGCCCGCAAGGCAAAGGGTTCTGATAACTGGTTTGTCGGTGGCGTTACGGGCATGAAGGCTCATCAGTCTACCGTAAAGCTCGATTTCCTCGAGAAGGGCAAGAAGTATGTGGCTACAATCTATCAGGATGCAAAGAATGCCAACTACAAGACAAATCCTCAGGCTTATGTCATCACCAAGAAGACTGTAACCAGCAAGTCTGTCTTGAAGTTGAACTCCGTTGCAGGTGGCGGATTCGCAATTAGCCTTCTTGCGCAATAA
- a CDS encoding DUF6377 domain-containing protein has product MRHLFVIIITLLMLQPIYVKADNSQLYKQLDAAIEKRAHYVEVKEKSLNDIKQGAKYVTSNEDKLKLYEQLANGYKAYEYDSAMTYVKKGLVLAQKSNNILYHKRFQLSQTSLLITRGFYAEAKNIMQKIEPKKEDPLDYQFQYYYTLYGLYNNWSTYCENNEFSKIYDQQKVEYLKKTLELSSKKDAFYYYLLGEFYYYSNHSNNNKTIQYYKKALSMEKPDSRLHAMTAFALSEVYKKSNNQKLTEHYLLVAAISDITSATKENVALQDIALFICKHKTRSLNKAQEYINLSLEDTYAYNNRLRRIEISSKLQMITNAYTDDIRATNSMLYIALSVIFLLLLGVGLSSLFIRKKNKLLKQKKDEITATSAKMEVLNSQLHLINDELKDTNQKRERLIKVYIDLCYKNIERNSKLRTLAVRKIKANQSKELLSLLSSSTNTEKENKEFLTEFDKAFLSLYPTFITELNKQLTESAHIQLKENGEMPPILRVCALLRLGITESSKIAGILSYSPQTVYNYRSLLKNNAIDKEHFEENVLRLCMVIAD; this is encoded by the coding sequence ATGAGACATCTTTTCGTTATAATCATCACACTGCTGATGCTACAGCCGATTTACGTAAAAGCAGACAACAGCCAGCTCTACAAACAGCTGGATGCTGCCATAGAAAAACGTGCGCATTATGTAGAAGTAAAAGAGAAAAGTCTGAACGACATCAAGCAGGGTGCCAAGTATGTAACCAGCAACGAGGACAAGCTCAAGCTTTACGAGCAACTCGCCAATGGATACAAAGCCTACGAGTATGATTCGGCGATGACTTACGTAAAAAAAGGCCTTGTTCTTGCCCAAAAGAGCAACAACATCTTATATCATAAAAGATTCCAACTTAGCCAAACCAGCCTGCTTATCACACGTGGATTCTATGCTGAAGCAAAAAACATCATGCAGAAGATAGAACCCAAGAAAGAAGATCCACTTGACTATCAGTTTCAATACTATTATACACTTTACGGACTATACAACAACTGGTCAACCTATTGTGAGAACAATGAATTCAGCAAGATTTACGACCAGCAGAAAGTGGAATACCTGAAGAAAACATTAGAACTGTCGTCAAAGAAAGATGCATTCTATTACTACCTGCTGGGAGAGTTTTACTATTACAGCAATCATTCCAACAATAACAAGACCATCCAATACTACAAAAAAGCACTGAGTATGGAAAAGCCGGACAGCCGTCTCCATGCCATGACCGCCTTTGCGCTATCCGAAGTATACAAGAAATCCAACAACCAAAAACTGACGGAACATTACCTGCTGGTTGCAGCCATCTCAGACATCACTTCTGCCACAAAAGAAAACGTAGCCCTGCAAGACATCGCACTCTTCATCTGCAAACATAAGACCAGAAGTCTGAATAAAGCCCAGGAATACATCAACCTATCCCTGGAAGATACTTATGCATACAACAACCGATTGCGCCGCATTGAGATTTCATCCAAATTGCAGATGATTACCAATGCCTATACAGATGACATCAGAGCCACCAACAGCATGCTCTACATTGCGCTGTCGGTCATTTTCCTGCTCTTGCTCGGAGTGGGACTTAGCAGTCTGTTCATCCGCAAGAAGAACAAACTTCTGAAACAGAAGAAAGACGAAATCACGGCTACATCGGCAAAAATGGAAGTTCTCAACAGCCAGTTGCACCTCATCAACGACGAACTGAAGGACACCAACCAGAAGCGCGAGAGACTGATAAAGGTGTATATTGACCTGTGCTATAAGAACATAGAGAGAAACAGCAAACTGCGCACCTTGGCAGTTAGAAAGATCAAGGCCAACCAGAGTAAGGAGCTGCTGAGCCTCCTTTCTTCCTCAACCAATACAGAGAAAGAGAACAAGGAGTTTCTGACGGAATTTGACAAGGCATTCCTGTCTCTGTACCCAACTTTTATAACCGAGCTGAACAAGCAGCTTACAGAATCGGCACACATCCAGCTGAAAGAGAACGGAGAAATGCCCCCTATCCTCCGTGTGTGCGCCCTGTTAAGATTAGGCATCACAGAAAGTTCAAAGATAGCCGGCATCCTGTCTTATTCGCCACAAACCGTATACAACTACCGTTCCCTGCTCAAGAACAATGCCATCGACAAGGAGCACTTCGAAGAAAATGTGCTCAGACTCTGCATGGTTATCGCAGACTGA